The following proteins come from a genomic window of Methanosarcina sp. MTP4:
- a CDS encoding insecticidal delta-endotoxin Cry8Ea1 family protein, whose amino-acid sequence MSNNQVMARVRVTEDGLEHVVYSTQVDYEFDYNNAAKVVISASLGKIPVVGFALSALVGIFWPASHVDVWAEVKEKVEALVDRKISDLVYQQVQEDLKGLQNNMNEYLWAARTSKVKTYISEKYNIVLGDFLQQLPHFQSKGYELPLLPLFAQFANMHLSLLRDGILHGADWGWTEEIQQHTREQIVDTVSSYIKYSEKVYNDGLQDTQKKAPGNKHYTEPFNTVNKYVREMTLTVLDFKDMWQYFDPVKYPTPVKVYLSREIYSDAVGTADDSGGIKLPSPPGQPISAVEVWGWDRIDACQVTYPEGGGPAGVTRTERMGNESGGSSNPPHGGVFDLSGTGPIVKVTARSTDILNAWWFTFKDGSSSNKLGGNYPGGADYVFAYPGEVLSSIKIMGISDFYRSADCAVFGFKFEKESTLTDPAVLLRMYVASPSAIEPEELAAYVGLQHSEEASEKIRAWIKDYHWDDIRERHWANIQESVEARKV is encoded by the coding sequence ATGAGTAATAATCAAGTTATGGCAAGAGTTCGGGTTACGGAGGACGGGCTTGAACATGTAGTGTATTCCACTCAGGTTGACTATGAGTTCGATTATAATAATGCGGCAAAAGTGGTCATATCCGCATCTCTCGGTAAAATTCCGGTAGTGGGTTTTGCTTTAAGTGCCCTTGTCGGGATCTTCTGGCCGGCATCGCATGTGGATGTGTGGGCGGAAGTTAAGGAGAAAGTGGAAGCACTCGTGGACCGGAAAATCAGTGACCTGGTTTACCAGCAGGTCCAGGAAGACCTCAAGGGCTTGCAGAACAACATGAATGAATACTTATGGGCTGCCAGGACCTCGAAGGTTAAAACGTACATATCCGAGAAATACAACATCGTACTGGGGGATTTTCTCCAGCAGCTCCCGCATTTCCAGTCGAAGGGTTACGAGCTTCCTTTGCTTCCGCTTTTTGCGCAATTTGCAAACATGCACCTGAGCCTCCTTCGGGACGGTATTTTACACGGGGCTGACTGGGGGTGGACAGAGGAAATACAACAGCATACCCGCGAGCAGATTGTAGACACGGTCAGCTCTTACATAAAATATTCTGAGAAGGTTTACAACGATGGTTTGCAGGATACGCAGAAAAAGGCTCCCGGCAATAAGCATTATACCGAACCGTTTAACACGGTAAATAAATACGTCCGGGAAATGACACTCACCGTTCTGGATTTCAAGGACATGTGGCAGTATTTTGATCCTGTGAAGTACCCCACACCTGTAAAGGTGTACCTTTCCAGGGAGATTTACTCTGATGCGGTGGGAACGGCTGATGACAGCGGTGGAATTAAACTCCCCTCTCCGCCAGGACAACCGATCTCAGCGGTTGAAGTCTGGGGCTGGGACCGGATTGATGCCTGCCAGGTTACTTATCCGGAAGGCGGGGGGCCTGCCGGGGTTACCCGGACAGAGCGCATGGGCAACGAGAGTGGTGGGAGTTCAAATCCACCTCATGGAGGGGTTTTCGACCTTTCCGGAACAGGGCCGATCGTGAAAGTTACAGCCCGGTCCACCGACATTCTAAATGCCTGGTGGTTTACCTTTAAAGACGGTTCTTCCAGCAACAAACTCGGAGGAAACTATCCCGGCGGGGCTGATTACGTCTTTGCCTATCCCGGCGAGGTTCTTTCAAGCATTAAAATTATGGGAATAAGCGACTTTTACAGGAGTGCAGACTGCGCTGTTTTTGGCTTCAAATTCGAGAAAGAATCAACCCTGACGGACCCGGCTGTTTTGCTCAGGATGTATGTTGCCTCTCCCTCTGCAATTGAACCGGAAGAACTGGCAGCCTATGTCGGACTGCAGCACTCCGAAGAAGCCAGTGAAAAGATCCGAGCCTGGATAAAGGACTACCACTGGGACGATATCCGCGAACGCCACTGGGCCAATATTCAGGAAAGTGTTGAAGCAAGAAAAGTTTGA
- a CDS encoding DUF2267 domain-containing protein: MTTGVTNLDKSIELTNVWLNEILDQLQWESKKSAYQALRGTLHTLRDRLRIEEAVQLSTQLPLVIKGVYYDGWTLRDKPEKLHKEEFVRTVHEQFNFDEKINPEEVIRAVLRVMYKHMGEGELGDVRSNMPADIQELFPQEIMPKQ; encoded by the coding sequence ATGACTACAGGTGTAACCAATCTTGACAAAAGTATTGAGCTTACCAATGTCTGGCTGAATGAAATTCTTGACCAGTTACAGTGGGAGAGCAAGAAAAGCGCATACCAGGCACTCCGGGGCACACTGCACACCCTCAGGGACAGGCTCAGGATAGAAGAAGCAGTCCAGCTTTCAACCCAGCTGCCCCTTGTGATTAAAGGTGTGTACTATGACGGCTGGACCCTTCGGGACAAACCGGAGAAATTACACAAAGAAGAGTTTGTAAGAACTGTCCACGAACAATTCAATTTTGATGAAAAAATTAACCCTGAAGAGGTTATCCGGGCAGTCCTGCGTGTCATGTACAAACATATGGGCGAAGGCGAACTCGGAGACGTTAGAAGCAATATGCCAGCCGATATCCAGGAACTGTTCCCGCAAGAGATCATGCCGAAGCAGTGA
- a CDS encoding ribonuclease III family protein — MNKLNSDLTVSLEFLDEVQHKISVTFNNPAFLIQALLHGTFFSGNKIKLNTFKQKNCLENDNYEKLEYLGDSVLGLIISEYTYHNEEIEDYAKTEGKKIEGALTDVKQVLVPNESLVPLARKINLGKYILQDGLVNVEDVYANVIEAIIGAIFLDQGYPRAKGFVNTFFDIRGALGKVDSSNPKRKLQERCDKKHSYLEYNLINEEGPDHKKQFTYLLSINGEEVSYGYGLKKKDAQKDAAEKYLQSLDEPDVSS; from the coding sequence ATGAATAAATTGAACAGTGACTTAACTGTAAGTCTGGAATTTTTGGATGAAGTGCAGCACAAGATCAGTGTCACATTCAATAATCCTGCGTTTTTGATACAGGCTTTATTGCATGGAACTTTCTTTAGCGGTAACAAAATAAAACTGAACACTTTCAAACAAAAGAATTGTCTTGAAAATGATAATTATGAAAAATTAGAATATCTGGGAGATTCGGTATTAGGTCTTATTATTTCTGAATACACATATCATAATGAAGAAATAGAAGACTACGCCAAAACTGAAGGCAAAAAAATCGAAGGAGCGCTAACTGACGTAAAGCAAGTTCTGGTACCTAACGAAAGCTTGGTTCCATTGGCACGTAAGATAAACCTTGGCAAGTATATACTTCAAGACGGGCTAGTAAATGTTGAAGATGTTTATGCAAATGTAATCGAAGCGATTATTGGTGCTATTTTTCTTGACCAGGGGTACCCTCGAGCAAAGGGTTTTGTGAATACTTTTTTTGATATAAGAGGTGCTTTAGGAAAAGTAGATTCTTCAAATCCAAAAAGAAAACTGCAAGAACGATGCGACAAAAAACATTCGTATTTGGAGTATAATCTGATTAATGAAGAAGGACCTGACCATAAAAAACAATTTACATATTTACTATCTATCAATGGTGAGGAAGTTTCTTACGGATACGGTTTAAAGAAAAAGGACGCACAAAAAGATGCTGCTGAAAAGTATCTTCAAAGCTTAGATGAACCGGACGTTTCTTCGTAA